A window of the Myripristis murdjan chromosome 15, fMyrMur1.1, whole genome shotgun sequence genome harbors these coding sequences:
- the slc29a3 gene encoding equilibrative nucleoside transporter 3 encodes MDCTDALQPSLNSSYVKAALGNHSLPEDEESDDQGPSADRAPLLPRHSTAPLAVRHSPEDSYYLVYIIFFLMGIGSLLPWNFFITAKHYWMYKLSNTSDDSGREEPHSDLSDYFESYLAISSTVPSVLCMILNYILVNRFSPKVRILSSLFVILLVFVATTVLVKVDVSSRRVEFFTGTLVSVAFVSGASNVFTGSMFGISGHFPMRISQALISGQAMGGTLTALASIMDLAVADDVTDSALAYFLTADIFIVLCIVLYLLLPRLAYSRYYMLAGSCSSPEVTAEGGPAAGTASSISVPPLWPILRKTWVLGLSVFYVFFVSIAVFPAVSSGIQSVHKDTGSPWTTTYFVPLTSFFLYNAADFCGRQSTAWLQVPGPTSRVLPMLVLCRTVLIPLFMFCNFQPRNHLRTVLFPSDLYPVVFNCLLGLSNGYLGTLPMIYGPKVVPRELAEATGVVMSFFLTLGLAVGSAFAVLLVHCI; translated from the exons ATGGATTGCACGGACGCTCTGCAGCCCAGCCTCAACTCCTCCTATGTGAAAGCTGCTCTTGGCAACCACAGCTTACCTGAGGATGAGGAGAGTGATGATCAGGGTCCCTCTGCAGACCGTGCCCCTCTGCTGCCCAGACACTCCACAGCGCCCCTGGCCGTACGCCACTCTCCAGAGGACTCATACTACTTGGTGTACATCATCTTCTTCCTGATGGGCATCGGCTCCCTGCTGCCCTGGAACTTCTTCATAACAGCCAAACACTACTGGATGTATAAACTGAGCAACACCAGTGATGACTCTGGCCGCGAGGAACCCCACTCAGATCTCAGT GACTACTTTGAAAGTTACCTGGCTATTTCCTCCACGGTGCCCTCCGTACTGTGCATGATACTCAACTACATCCTAGTTAACAG gTTCTCCCCAAAGGTACGGATCCTGTCATCTCTGTTTGTCATCCTGCTGGTGTTTGTGGCGACCACGGTGCTGGTGAAGGTGGACGTGTCGAGCCGGAGGGTTGAGTTCTTCACTGGTACGCTGGTCAGCGTGGCTTTCGTCAGCGGTGCCTCCAACGTCTTTACTGGCAGCATGTTTGGAATCAGCGGGCACTTCCCCATGAGGATCTCTCAGGCTCTCATATCAG GCCAGGCCATGGGAGGCACACTGACAGCGTTAGCATCAATAATGGACCTGGCAGTGGCTGACGATGTGACAGACAGCGCTCTGGCCTATTTCTTGACAGCCGACATCTTCATTGTGCTCTGCATCGTCCTGTACCTGCTGCTGCCCAGGCTGGCTTACTCACG ATACTACATGCTGGCAGGGTCGTGCTCGAGTCCAGAGGTGACGGCAGAGGGCGGGCCTGCAGCGGGCACAGCGAGTAGCATCTCTGTTCCACCACTGTGGCCAATCCTGAGGAAGACATGGGTGCTGGGCCTGAGTGTCTTCTACGTTTTCTTCGTTTCCATCGCCGTGTTCCCTGCAGTCTCCTCAGGCATCCAGTCTGTCCACAAGGACACAGGCAGCCCATGGACCACCACCTACTTCGTGCCCCTTACCAGCTTCTTCCTGTACAATGCAGCGGACTTCTGCGGGAGGCAGTCCACAGCCTGGCTGCAGGTCCCCGGCCCTACAAGTCGAGTCCTGCCCATGCTGGTGCTGTGTCGCACAGTCTTGATCCCTCTATTCATGTTCTGTAATTTCCAGCCGAGGAACCACCTCCGCACTGTACTTTTTCCCAGTGACCTGTACCCTGTGGTCTTCAACTGTCTTCTGGGTCTCTCCAACGGCTACCTGGGCACTCTGCCCATGATCTATGGGCCCAAGGTGGTGCCAAGGGAGCTGGCAGAGGCCACAGGAGTGGTCATGTCCTTCTTCCTCACTTTGGGATTGGCTGTCGGCTCAGCGTTCGCCGTGCTCCTTGTGCACTGCATCTGA